One genomic segment of Pseudomonas sp. p1(2021b) includes these proteins:
- a CDS encoding LysR family transcriptional regulator gives MNLSKVDLNLFIVFDAIYTEANLTRAGQIVGITQPAVSNALSRLRETFNDPLFVRTAQGMVPTPMAQNIIGPVRNALALLRTSVQESRVFNPQQANKTFRISMTDLTEAVILPPLFQRLRRLAPALMIESFLCKRRETTKELAAGRLDFAVDAPLNTDPQVRHVKLMQDRFVCALRPGHPLAEGKLTLDNYLAMTHIHISSRRNGLGYVDLALGKMGVQRKIALRSQHYLMASQVLQQTDMVMTVPERFARRHQLRHLPLPVEVPPLETHLYWHESTDQDPANRWMREQITELCERVLAEEEAAPEPA, from the coding sequence ATGAACCTCAGCAAGGTCGACCTCAACCTGTTCATCGTTTTCGATGCCATCTACACCGAAGCCAACCTGACCCGCGCCGGGCAGATCGTCGGCATCACCCAGCCGGCGGTGTCCAATGCCCTGTCGCGCCTGCGCGAGACCTTCAACGACCCGCTGTTCGTACGTACTGCCCAAGGCATGGTGCCCACGCCCATGGCCCAGAACATCATCGGCCCGGTGCGCAATGCCCTGGCCCTGCTGCGCACCTCGGTGCAGGAAAGCCGCGTGTTCAACCCCCAGCAAGCGAACAAGACCTTCCGCATCAGCATGACCGACCTCACCGAGGCGGTGATCCTGCCTCCCTTGTTCCAGCGTCTGCGCCGCCTCGCCCCGGCCCTGATGATCGAAAGTTTCCTGTGCAAGCGCCGCGAAACCACCAAGGAACTGGCCGCCGGACGCCTGGATTTCGCCGTGGACGCGCCGCTGAACACCGACCCGCAGGTGCGCCACGTCAAGCTCATGCAGGACCGCTTCGTCTGCGCCTTGCGCCCGGGCCATCCGTTGGCCGAAGGCAAGCTGACCCTGGACAACTACCTGGCCATGACCCACATCCACATCTCCAGCCGCCGCAACGGCCTGGGCTATGTCGACCTGGCCCTGGGCAAGATGGGCGTGCAACGCAAGATCGCCCTGCGCTCGCAACACTATCTAATGGCCTCCCAGGTGTTGCAGCAAACCGACATGGTGATGACCGTGCCGGAGCGCTTCGCCCGCCGTCATCAATTGCGTCATCTGCCGCTGCCGGTGGAAGTACCGCCCTTGGAAACCCACCTGTACTGGCACGAAAGCACCGACCAGGACCCGGCCAACCGCTGGATGCGCGAGCAGATCACCGAGCTGTGCGAACGGGTGCTGGCGGAGGAAGAAGCCGCCCCCGAACCTGCTTGA
- a CDS encoding IS3 family transposase (programmed frameshift): protein MSAPINRTVVELAKQTGITAVTLRVWRNEAKTQGAQMAGTGKRNGRWSSADKFRAVLQTAAMSEAEISEYCRSAGILPADLVLWRVACEQANTPPQQEPVKDIASVKRIEQLERELRRKEAALAETAALLVLRKKGRCDLGQGRGRMTSAADRTAALQLIDAAVRAGARQSAACEELGLTERTVQRWRHQPEDGRPGAARPEPANKLSECERLAILEAANRPDCADLTPHEIVPKLADEGLYLASESTFYRVLKSAGQAHRRGRSRRPQARPLTTHRASGPNQVWCWDITWLPSTVKGRFFYWYMVKDIYSRKLVMNEVHEAESAEHASILLERACLREGIRPDTLVLHSDNGSAMKGATMLAALRNLGVLPSFSRPRVSNDNAYAEALFRTAKYCSRWPSLPFGSLDEARMWVMQFAAWYNNEHRHSALKYVTPSQRHQGQDGASLRQREQLYEAARRQNPGRWVREVRNWKLPNHVYLNRERDPEQKRTG from the exons ATGTCGGCACCTATCAACCGTACGGTCGTAGAGTTGGCTAAGCAAACAGGCATTACTGCTGTCACACTTCGGGTTTGGCGCAATGAGGCCAAGACCCAGGGAGCACAGATGGCAGGAACAGGTAAACGCAACGGGCGCTGGAGCAGCGCTGACAAGTTCAGAGCAGTGCTTCAGACAGCCGCGATGAGTGAAGCGGAGATCTCGGAATACTGCCGTAGTGCAGGTATCTTGCCGGCGGATCTGGTGCTGTGGCGTGTAGCTTGTGAGCAGGCTAATACTCCGCCCCAGCAAGAGCCCGTCAAAGATATCGCATCGGTCAAACGGATCGAGCAATTGGAGCGTGAGTTACGGCGTAAAGAAGCGGCTTTGGCAGAAACGGCAGCGTTGTTGGTACTGCGAAAAAAGG GCCGATGCGATCTGGGGCAAGGACGAGGACGAATGACCAGTGCTGCAGATCGCACAGCAGCCCTTCAGTTGATTGACGCCGCAGTAAGAGCAGGCGCTCGTCAAAGTGCAGCCTGTGAGGAGTTGGGGCTCACTGAGCGAACTGTGCAACGGTGGCGCCATCAACCTGAGGATGGGCGGCCTGGAGCGGCCCGTCCTGAACCAGCCAACAAGCTCAGCGAGTGCGAACGCTTGGCCATTTTGGAAGCAGCCAATCGCCCTGATTGTGCCGACCTCACACCGCATGAAATCGTGCCGAAGTTAGCAGATGAAGGCCTCTACCTAGCCTCGGAATCGACCTTTTACCGAGTGCTCAAGTCAGCGGGCCAAGCACACAGACGTGGGCGGAGTCGAAGACCACAAGCCAGACCGCTCACGACCCATAGGGCGAGTGGGCCCAATCAGGTTTGGTGTTGGGACATCACTTGGTTACCGAGTACGGTCAAAGGCCGTTTTTTCTATTGGTATATGGTCAAAGATATCTACAGTCGCAAGCTGGTCATGAATGAAGTACACGAAGCAGAAAGTGCTGAGCATGCCAGTATCCTGCTGGAGCGTGCCTGCTTACGTGAAGGGATTCGCCCGGATACATTGGTGCTTCATTCAGACAATGGCAGCGCGATGAAAGGCGCGACGATGCTCGCCGCGCTGCGTAACCTTGGTGTTCTGCCATCCTTCAGTCGCCCACGGGTCAGTAATGACAACGCCTATGCCGAGGCGCTATTTCGCACGGCTAAATACTGCTCACGGTGGCCCAGCTTGCCTTTTGGGTCGCTCGATGAAGCTCGTATGTGGGTAATGCAGTTTGCTGCCTGGTACAACAATGAACACCGTCATAGCGCGCTCAAATACGTCACCCCTTCGCAGCGACATCAAGGTCAAGATGGCGCGTCACTTAGGCAGCGTGAACAGTTATACGAAGCAGCGCGGCGTCAGAATCCAGGACGATGGGTTCGAGAAGTCCGTAACTGGAAATTGCCTAACCATGTGTACCTGAATCGCGAGCGAGATCCAGAGCAAAAGCGAACCGGCTAA
- a CDS encoding integrase core domain-containing protein, with protein MPWRELTPMDLKMLFIADYLQGPPSFSALCEAYEISRKTGYKWVERYEKEGPAGLEERSRRRLTQDWVVPVAVREAIVELRGQGETVPGPKKIQAALQERFPDQAPPSKTAIYNILKKAELIKPRRLRQRVAIYPKPLEKAELPNQLFSADYKGQFRTGAGVWCYPLTIMDHASRFLLACHSMANTNFLETQAVFTDVFRENGLPERIRTDNGVPFASKGRAGLSQLSIWWLRLGIIPERIAPGRPEQNGRHERMHRTLKSTLPSPPAIAWEAQQRHFDRFRQHYNYERLHEALEQRTPASCYQPSPRPFPEKLPEMIYPSHIESLPIDGCGIVSRRGLRIYVGYVLKHQTIGLEQVGDGLWDVIFGPIVLGRIDVRDAIDGYVTLKVSPM; from the coding sequence ATGCCGTGGCGAGAGCTAACACCTATGGACCTGAAAATGCTTTTCATCGCGGACTACCTGCAGGGGCCGCCTAGCTTCAGCGCCCTGTGTGAGGCCTACGAGATCAGTCGAAAGACCGGCTACAAATGGGTCGAGCGATACGAGAAAGAGGGCCCGGCAGGCTTGGAGGAGCGCAGCCGACGCCGGTTGACCCAGGACTGGGTTGTACCCGTTGCGGTCCGCGAGGCCATTGTGGAACTGCGCGGTCAGGGGGAGACGGTGCCTGGGCCCAAAAAAATCCAGGCAGCGTTGCAGGAGCGCTTTCCTGATCAGGCGCCACCCTCAAAGACCGCGATCTACAACATCCTCAAGAAAGCCGAACTGATCAAGCCGCGGCGTCTACGTCAGCGTGTGGCCATCTATCCCAAGCCACTGGAAAAAGCGGAGTTGCCCAATCAGCTGTTCAGTGCGGACTACAAGGGCCAGTTCCGCACAGGGGCAGGCGTCTGGTGCTATCCGTTGACGATCATGGATCACGCCAGTCGCTTCTTGCTTGCCTGCCACAGCATGGCAAACACGAACTTCCTGGAAACGCAGGCGGTATTTACTGATGTATTCCGTGAAAATGGGCTGCCTGAGCGTATCCGAACCGACAACGGCGTACCGTTCGCCAGCAAAGGACGCGCAGGTCTTTCCCAACTGTCGATCTGGTGGTTGCGTCTGGGCATTATTCCCGAGCGCATCGCACCTGGCAGACCTGAGCAGAATGGCCGGCATGAACGCATGCATCGGACTCTCAAGAGCACGCTCCCATCGCCACCAGCAATAGCATGGGAGGCTCAACAACGGCACTTTGATCGGTTTCGGCAGCATTACAATTACGAACGGTTGCACGAAGCCTTGGAACAAAGAACGCCGGCGTCCTGTTACCAACCTTCGCCGCGCCCATTCCCTGAAAAGCTGCCTGAGATGATTTATCCCAGCCATATCGAGAGCTTGCCAATTGACGGTTGCGGCATCGTCAGCCGCCGAGGCTTGAGGATCTACGTAGGTTACGTACTGAAGCACCAGACCATTGGGCTGGAGCAAGTTGGAGACGGACTCTGGGATGTTATTTTCGGTCCAATCGTCCTCGGTAGGATCGATGTGCGTGATGCCATTGATGGCTATGTGACGCTCAAGGTGTCACCTATGTGA
- a CDS encoding TerC family protein has protein sequence MTALLTFLTTPFLGTSAWLWLVFVAIVIALLVLDLGVLHRKDREIEMRESLLLYAGYFSVGVLFGAWVWYELGAQSALEFYTGFLVEQSLSMDNVFVMAMIFGFFAIPRRYQHRVLFWGILGVVFLRAIMIGVGAALVQHFAWVLYLFGAFLLFTGVKMALSKEDSHPDLANNPVLRFVRRHMRVTEQIHGPHFFVRLTPPGHSTALRHATPLFLALVLIELADLVFAVDSVPAIFAITQDPFIVYTSNIFAILGLRSLYFALAALMHRFVYLKYALALVLIFIGCKIFYHGMVGKVPALLSLGVTFGLLLGGVLLSLFKTRAASPSTARDGDARPPKQATTQAPQEEKTGAP, from the coding sequence ATGACGGCTCTGCTCACATTCCTCACCACCCCATTCCTCGGTACCAGCGCCTGGTTGTGGCTGGTGTTCGTCGCCATCGTCATCGCCTTGCTGGTGCTGGACCTTGGCGTGCTGCACCGCAAGGACCGGGAAATCGAAATGCGCGAAAGCCTGCTGCTGTATGCCGGCTATTTCAGCGTGGGCGTACTGTTCGGGGCGTGGGTCTGGTACGAGCTCGGTGCCCAGTCGGCGCTGGAGTTCTACACCGGGTTCCTGGTGGAACAGTCGCTGTCGATGGACAACGTGTTCGTCATGGCGATGATCTTCGGCTTCTTCGCCATCCCCCGCCGCTACCAACATCGGGTGTTGTTCTGGGGCATCCTCGGCGTGGTATTCCTGCGGGCGATCATGATCGGCGTGGGCGCGGCGCTGGTGCAGCACTTCGCCTGGGTGCTGTATCTGTTCGGCGCCTTCCTGCTGTTCACCGGGGTGAAGATGGCCCTGTCGAAGGAAGACAGCCACCCCGACCTGGCCAATAACCCGGTGCTGCGCTTCGTGCGCCGGCACATGCGGGTCACCGAGCAGATCCACGGCCCACATTTCTTCGTGCGGCTCACCCCGCCCGGCCACAGCACCGCCCTGCGCCATGCCACACCGCTGTTCCTGGCCTTGGTGCTGATCGAGCTGGCGGACCTGGTGTTCGCCGTGGACAGCGTGCCGGCCATCTTCGCCATCACCCAGGACCCGTTCATCGTCTACACCTCGAACATCTTCGCCATCCTCGGGCTGCGTTCGTTGTACTTCGCCCTTGCGGCGCTGATGCACCGTTTCGTCTACCTCAAGTACGCGCTGGCATTGGTGTTGATCTTCATCGGCTGCAAGATCTTCTACCACGGCATGGTCGGCAAGGTACCGGCGTTACTGTCGCTGGGCGTGACGTTCGGGTTGCTGCTAGGCGGGGTACTGTTGTCGCTGTTCAAGACCCGCGCCGCTTCCCCGTCCACGGCCCGGGATGGCGATGCGCGGCCGCCCAAGCAGGCCACTACCCAGGCGCCGCAGGAAGAGAAGACCGGAGCGCCCTGA
- the nfsB gene encoding oxygen-insensitive NAD(P)H nitroreductase, with the protein MDTVALAKRRYTTKAYDASRRIPQATIDALLEQLRHSPSSVNSQPWHFVVADSAEGKARIAKATEAFAYNTPKILNASHVIVFAARTDMTEAHLEAVLAQEAADGRFPTEQAKAGQDQTRRGYVNLHRFDQKDLQHWMEKQTYLAFGTALLGAAAHGLDATPIEGFDSKVLDAELGLREQGFTSVVVLSLGYRSEEDFNAGLSKSRLPASQVFTFL; encoded by the coding sequence ATGGATACCGTTGCCCTGGCCAAGCGCCGCTACACCACCAAAGCCTACGATGCCAGCCGTCGCATTCCCCAGGCGACCATCGACGCGCTGCTCGAGCAGCTGCGCCACAGCCCCTCCTCGGTCAACTCCCAGCCTTGGCACTTCGTGGTGGCCGACAGCGCTGAAGGCAAGGCACGCATCGCCAAGGCCACCGAGGCCTTTGCCTACAACACGCCGAAAATCCTCAACGCATCCCATGTGATCGTCTTCGCTGCCCGTACCGACATGACCGAAGCCCACCTGGAGGCGGTACTGGCCCAGGAAGCCGCCGACGGGCGCTTCCCGACCGAGCAGGCTAAGGCCGGCCAGGATCAGACCCGTCGCGGCTACGTCAATCTGCACCGCTTCGACCAGAAGGACCTGCAGCACTGGATGGAGAAACAGACCTACCTGGCGTTCGGTACCGCGCTGCTCGGCGCTGCAGCCCATGGCCTGGACGCCACGCCCATCGAAGGCTTCGACAGCAAGGTACTGGACGCCGAGCTGGGCCTGCGTGAGCAGGGCTTCACCAGCGTGGTGGTGCTGAGCCTGGGCTACCGCAGCGAAGAAGACTTCAACGCTGGGCTGAGCAAGTCGCGGTTGCCAGCGTCGCAGGTGTTCACCTTCCTCTGA
- a CDS encoding MFS transporter, whose translation MPESPTGRAYRTDIPARLDRLPWTRFHTLLVLALGITWLLDGLEVTLAGSVSGALKDSPALQMSNTEIGLAGASYIAGAVLGALLFGWLTDRLGRRRLFFVTLILYIGATAATAFSWNLWSFLLFRFLTGAGIGGEYTAINSTIQEFTPARCRGWVDLTINGTFWLGAALGAVGSVVLLDPALVGGELGWRLCFGIGAVLGLAILLMRLWIPESPRWLLIHNQPEQAERIVAGIERQYRARGIALPAIEGPPLRLHARDHTPLGEVVRCLFGAHRRRALVGLTLLGAQAFFYNAIFFTYALVLTDFYGVPSERIGWYVLPFALGNFCGPLLLGRLFDVWGRRLMVSATYLVSGVLLGISGYLFQQQLLDVTQQTLAWMVIFFFASAAASSAYLTVAETFPLEIRALAIAVFYAFGTGLGGLAGPALFGALIETGERTNVLYGYLIGAGLMIFAALVQARWGTAAERRSLEQVARPLSQAREE comes from the coding sequence GTGCCCGAATCCCCGACCGGTCGCGCCTACCGCACCGATATCCCCGCCCGCCTCGACCGCCTGCCCTGGACCCGCTTCCACACGCTGCTGGTCCTGGCCCTGGGCATCACCTGGCTGCTCGATGGCCTGGAGGTGACCCTGGCAGGTTCGGTGTCCGGCGCGCTCAAGGACAGCCCGGCGCTGCAGATGAGCAACACCGAGATCGGCCTGGCGGGCGCCAGCTACATCGCCGGTGCCGTACTCGGCGCCCTGCTCTTCGGCTGGCTGACCGACCGCCTGGGCCGGCGCAGGCTGTTCTTCGTCACTCTGATCCTGTACATCGGCGCCACGGCCGCGACCGCGTTTTCCTGGAACCTGTGGAGCTTCCTGCTGTTTCGCTTTCTCACCGGCGCCGGTATCGGCGGTGAGTACACCGCGATCAACTCGACCATCCAGGAATTCACCCCGGCCCGCTGTCGCGGCTGGGTGGACCTGACCATCAACGGCACCTTCTGGCTGGGCGCCGCCCTCGGCGCGGTGGGGTCGGTGGTGCTGCTCGACCCAGCGCTGGTAGGCGGTGAGCTGGGCTGGCGCCTGTGTTTCGGCATCGGTGCGGTGCTGGGCTTGGCGATCCTGCTGATGCGCCTGTGGATCCCTGAAAGCCCACGCTGGCTGTTGATCCACAACCAGCCGGAACAGGCCGAACGTATCGTCGCCGGCATCGAGCGTCAGTACCGCGCGCGTGGCATCGCGCTACCCGCCATCGAAGGCCCGCCCCTGCGCCTGCATGCCCGTGACCACACGCCCTTGGGCGAGGTCGTGCGCTGCCTGTTCGGCGCACACCGGCGGCGGGCACTGGTCGGCCTGACCCTGCTCGGCGCCCAGGCGTTCTTCTACAACGCCATCTTCTTCACCTATGCCCTGGTGCTCACCGATTTCTACGGGGTACCGTCCGAGCGCATCGGCTGGTACGTGCTGCCCTTCGCCCTGGGCAACTTCTGTGGGCCACTGTTGTTGGGCAGGCTGTTCGATGTGTGGGGGCGGCGCCTGATGGTCAGCGCCACGTACTTGGTGTCCGGCGTGCTGCTGGGCATCAGCGGGTACCTGTTCCAGCAGCAACTGCTCGACGTCACCCAGCAGACGCTGGCCTGGATGGTGATTTTCTTCTTCGCCTCCGCCGCGGCAAGCTCGGCCTACCTGACCGTGGCCGAGACCTTCCCACTGGAAATCCGCGCCCTGGCCATCGCCGTGTTCTATGCCTTCGGCACCGGCCTTGGCGGACTGGCCGGGCCAGCATTGTTCGGCGCCCTGATCGAGACGGGAGAACGCACGAACGTGCTGTATGGCTATTTGATCGGTGCCGGCTTGATGATCTTCGCCGCGCTGGTGCAGGCGCGCTGGGGGACGGCGGCCGAGCGCAGGTCGCTGGAGCAGGTGGCGCGCCCATTGTCCCAGGCGCGGGAGGAATGA
- a CDS encoding phosphate ABC transporter substrate-binding/OmpA family protein translates to MPRLLALLCCLLPLLALAEPLQLRIQGSNTIGAALAPALVRGLLEAQGATAIEQAPGEHTNETQIRALNAQGQPLHIDIAAHGSSTGFAALANAEADLAAASRPITDSEAQGLQALGDLRDKASEQVIGLDGVAVIVHPGNPLSQLAITQLAQVFSGQVQRWEQLGVAGGAIRLYARDDRSGTFETFKALVLEPGHQALAPQAQRFESSEALAERVKADRQAIGFSTLTAVHGAKVLAIAEGDAPALLPTRARVASEDYPLSRRLFFYLPAHPTPLARALAEFTQSPAGQAIVARQGFVSQQVKALPVSPLADMPARYRTLASQAQRLTVSFRFQAGSANLDNKALRDVQRVADYLRQAGKLDHQVVLVGFGDPKATPGRAALLSRLRAMAVRRALARHGVEVREVAGLGDELPVAGNDQQKGRLRNQRVEVWVY, encoded by the coding sequence ATGCCCCGCCTCCTTGCCTTGCTCTGCTGCTTGCTGCCCCTGCTAGCCCTGGCCGAGCCGTTGCAGTTGCGCATCCAGGGCTCCAACACCATCGGCGCCGCCCTGGCCCCGGCCCTGGTCCGGGGCCTGCTCGAGGCCCAGGGCGCCACGGCCATCGAACAGGCGCCGGGCGAGCACACCAACGAAACCCAGATCCGCGCCCTGAATGCCCAAGGCCAGCCCCTGCACATCGATATCGCCGCCCACGGCTCCAGCACCGGTTTCGCCGCTTTGGCCAACGCCGAGGCCGACCTGGCCGCCGCCTCCCGCCCCATCACCGACAGCGAGGCCCAGGGCCTGCAGGCGTTGGGCGACCTGCGCGACAAGGCCTCGGAGCAGGTCATCGGCCTGGATGGCGTGGCCGTGATCGTCCACCCAGGCAACCCCCTGTCGCAGCTGGCCATCACCCAGTTGGCGCAGGTGTTTTCCGGCCAGGTGCAGCGCTGGGAGCAGTTGGGCGTGGCCGGCGGTGCGATCCGCCTGTATGCCCGCGATGATCGCTCCGGCACCTTCGAAACCTTCAAGGCCTTGGTGCTGGAGCCAGGCCATCAGGCCCTGGCGCCCCAGGCGCAGCGCTTCGAATCCAGCGAGGCACTGGCCGAGCGGGTCAAGGCCGACCGCCAGGCCATTGGTTTCAGTACCTTGACGGCCGTGCATGGCGCCAAGGTCCTGGCCATCGCCGAGGGTGACGCCCCGGCCCTGCTGCCGACCCGTGCCCGGGTGGCCAGTGAAGACTACCCGCTGTCGCGCCGCCTGTTCTTCTACTTGCCCGCCCACCCCACCCCGCTGGCACGGGCCCTGGCCGAGTTCACCCAGAGTCCGGCAGGCCAGGCGATCGTCGCCCGCCAGGGCTTCGTCTCCCAGCAGGTCAAGGCCCTGCCGGTGTCCCCCCTGGCGGACATGCCGGCGCGCTACCGCACCCTGGCCAGCCAGGCCCAGCGCCTGACCGTCAGCTTCCGCTTCCAGGCCGGCAGTGCCAACCTCGACAACAAGGCGTTGCGCGATGTCCAGCGGGTCGCCGACTACCTGCGCCAGGCCGGCAAGCTCGATCACCAGGTCGTGCTGGTCGGCTTTGGCGACCCCAAGGCAACGCCCGGGCGTGCCGCCCTGCTCTCGCGCCTGCGGGCCATGGCCGTGCGCCGCGCACTGGCCCGTCATGGTGTCGAAGTGAGGGAAGTGGCCGGCCTGGGCGACGAATTGCCGGTGGCCGGCAACGATCAACAAAAGGGACGTTTGCGTAACCAAAGGGTCGAAGTATGGGTGTACTGA
- a CDS encoding cysteine desulfurase family protein — MPSAPLYFDYAATTPVDARVIEAMVTCLGQDAHFGNPASSGHAYGQAARELVEQARRQVAERVGADPAELVWTSGATESNNLALKGIAQGAGQPGHLITSQLEHKAVLDTAAELERLGWAVTRLAPDSDGLIQPQAVQAALRPDTRLVSLMAVNNELGTVTDFAAIGERVRAHGALLHVDAAQAVGKVAIDLARQAVDLMSFSAHKAYGPKGIGALYVGPRARTLLHAQMHGGGHERGLRSGTLATHQIVGMGSAFALAGAPGDSEHQRIQRLSERLRQGLLVLPDVNLNGSAEQRIPHTLNLCIDAKGFNSAALASELAVSSTSACNSAANAASHVLLALGLDEARARKCVRISLGRFTREEDVDRAIEVFGRVVTAASAALW; from the coding sequence ATGCCCAGCGCCCCACTCTACTTCGATTACGCCGCCACCACCCCCGTCGATGCCCGTGTCATCGAGGCCATGGTCACCTGCCTGGGGCAGGATGCACACTTCGGCAACCCGGCCTCCAGCGGCCACGCCTACGGCCAGGCCGCCCGCGAGCTGGTCGAGCAGGCCCGTCGGCAGGTCGCCGAACGCGTGGGCGCAGACCCAGCCGAGCTGGTCTGGACGTCCGGCGCCACCGAATCCAACAACCTGGCGCTCAAGGGTATCGCCCAGGGTGCCGGGCAGCCGGGCCACCTGATCACCAGCCAGCTGGAGCACAAGGCGGTGCTCGATACCGCAGCCGAGCTGGAACGCCTGGGCTGGGCGGTCACGCGCCTTGCGCCGGACAGCGATGGGCTGATTCAGCCACAGGCCGTGCAGGCGGCATTGCGCCCCGATACCCGCCTGGTGTCGCTGATGGCGGTCAACAATGAACTGGGTACGGTCACCGACTTCGCCGCCATCGGCGAACGGGTGCGAGCCCATGGCGCGTTGCTGCATGTCGACGCCGCCCAGGCCGTGGGCAAGGTGGCGATCGACCTGGCCCGCCAAGCGGTGGACCTGATGTCGTTCTCCGCCCACAAGGCCTACGGCCCCAAAGGCATCGGCGCGCTGTATGTCGGCCCCCGTGCCCGTACGCTGCTGCACGCACAAATGCATGGCGGTGGCCATGAGCGTGGCCTGCGCTCCGGCACCCTGGCGACCCACCAGATCGTCGGCATGGGCAGTGCCTTCGCCTTGGCCGGCGCGCCTGGCGACAGCGAACACCAGCGTATCCAGCGGCTCAGCGAACGCCTGCGCCAGGGGCTCCTGGTCCTGCCGGATGTCAACCTTAATGGCAGCGCCGAACAACGCATCCCCCATACCTTGAACCTGTGCATCGACGCCAAGGGCTTCAACAGCGCCGCGCTGGCGAGCGAATTGGCCGTGTCCTCGACCTCGGCTTGCAACTCGGCGGCCAATGCCGCCTCCCATGTGCTGCTGGCCCTGGGGCTGGACGAGGCACGGGCGCGCAAGTGCGTGCGGATCAGCCTGGGGCGCTTTACCCGCGAGGAGGATGTCGACAGGGCCATCGAGGTATTTGGCCGTGTGGTCACGGCGGCTTCAGCGGCGTTGTGGTGA